One region of Ahniella affigens genomic DNA includes:
- the pbpC gene encoding penicillin-binding protein 1C produces the protein MHAFSVGCRRLVISLGAIAVALVIWRSVPHPEWSRHQPSSTAVRARDGTLLRLTLASDQRYRLWVPLADYPPALVEALALKEDRWFRWHPGVNPVAALRALSWRLSDQESRVGASTLTMQLARIAERLDTQSYRGKLTQMTSALVISASYNKDQVLEAYLNLAPMAGNVEGFATASRIYFGKPVQALNLVEILTLAVLPQRPRLLPHPQGLQLTPAARAARLRLFEDWLLRHPEDARFRGLIEADTVLRRPADLPFLAPHAVDQALRLIAMRGESRTHIDLSLDVALQSRVERILAEFLRQNQNQGFSNGSVLLVDTVDADIRVMIGSADYFADDRGGQINGTQIQRSPGSTLKPMLYGIAIDQGRLHPASVLRDVPTRFGQFSPENFDGEFVGPISAQEALNRSRNIPAVQIASRLQHPNLYDLLRAAEVRNLRRESYYGLSLVLGGGDLSAQELAGLYAMMANQGRHRGLRLLASDPMPPALPLLSPEASFIVRDMLEQHARPDGLRSRLPVAWKTGTSWGFHDAWTAGLFGRYALIVWLGTPDHAAHPNLIGVQAAAPLFFRIVDALSLAPDQIRAPIDSTPLNLRRVAVCQASGELPNADCPKTVPTWFIPGKTAITVSTVHRRVWFSPTDGRPVCGSPIPKGARSAVYAYWPSELRESRLKAGIRDQAPPDLASCLLGAQQAGSAPIIQSPRRTGTYVLGHESDRIGLMASADSQQSVLYWYADGALVGTSRPQETLEWRPVRSGEFLISVSDASGNSQQQAVKVLLSSL, from the coding sequence GTGCACGCCTTTTCTGTTGGCTGCCGGCGCCTGGTGATCAGTCTCGGCGCGATTGCGGTCGCGCTCGTGATCTGGCGGTCGGTGCCGCATCCGGAATGGTCCCGTCATCAGCCCAGCTCAACGGCGGTGCGGGCGCGCGATGGCACGTTGCTGCGGCTGACATTAGCGTCTGATCAGCGCTATCGACTTTGGGTCCCGCTGGCCGACTATCCGCCAGCGCTGGTCGAAGCGTTGGCGCTCAAGGAAGATCGCTGGTTTCGCTGGCACCCGGGCGTCAATCCGGTCGCTGCCTTGCGCGCACTGAGTTGGCGCCTCAGCGATCAGGAGTCGCGGGTCGGGGCATCGACGTTGACGATGCAGCTGGCCCGAATCGCCGAACGCCTGGACACGCAGTCGTATCGCGGCAAGCTGACGCAGATGACGTCGGCGCTCGTGATCTCGGCAAGCTACAACAAAGACCAAGTGCTGGAGGCTTACCTCAATCTGGCGCCAATGGCTGGCAACGTTGAAGGCTTTGCGACTGCGAGCCGCATCTATTTTGGCAAGCCGGTGCAAGCGCTCAATCTCGTTGAGATACTGACGCTTGCGGTCCTGCCACAGCGACCGCGGCTGTTGCCGCATCCGCAAGGCTTGCAACTCACGCCAGCGGCGCGCGCAGCACGCTTGCGTCTGTTTGAGGACTGGCTGCTGCGCCATCCCGAAGACGCGCGATTTCGTGGCTTGATCGAGGCCGATACGGTCTTGCGGCGGCCTGCTGATCTGCCATTTCTGGCGCCCCATGCGGTCGATCAGGCACTGCGGCTGATCGCCATGCGGGGTGAGTCGCGAACCCACATCGACCTCAGTCTGGATGTGGCCTTGCAAAGTCGGGTGGAGCGCATTCTGGCCGAGTTCCTCAGGCAGAATCAAAATCAAGGCTTCAGCAACGGCAGTGTTTTGCTCGTGGATACGGTCGACGCGGACATCCGCGTGATGATTGGCTCGGCTGACTATTTCGCCGACGATCGCGGCGGTCAGATCAATGGCACGCAGATTCAACGCAGCCCGGGATCCACCTTGAAGCCCATGCTCTACGGCATTGCCATTGACCAAGGTCGGCTGCATCCCGCCTCGGTGCTGCGCGACGTGCCCACCCGATTCGGGCAGTTCTCACCCGAAAATTTCGACGGCGAATTTGTCGGACCGATCAGTGCGCAGGAAGCGCTGAACCGGAGCCGAAATATTCCCGCCGTGCAGATCGCGAGCCGCTTGCAGCATCCCAATCTGTACGATTTGCTGCGCGCTGCTGAAGTCCGCAATCTGCGCCGCGAGTCCTACTATGGGCTGTCGTTGGTGCTGGGTGGTGGCGATCTGAGCGCCCAGGAACTGGCCGGGCTCTATGCGATGATGGCGAATCAGGGCCGACATCGCGGTCTCCGCTTGCTTGCCTCTGACCCGATGCCGCCGGCGCTGCCGCTGTTGAGCCCGGAAGCAAGCTTTATTGTTCGCGACATGCTGGAGCAGCACGCGCGTCCGGATGGTCTGCGAAGCCGACTGCCGGTCGCATGGAAGACGGGAACATCCTGGGGGTTCCATGATGCGTGGACCGCCGGGCTGTTTGGCCGTTATGCCCTCATCGTGTGGCTGGGCACGCCCGATCACGCCGCGCATCCGAATTTGATTGGGGTGCAGGCTGCGGCGCCCTTGTTTTTCCGAATTGTCGATGCACTGAGTCTGGCCCCCGACCAGATTCGCGCCCCAATCGACAGCACGCCGCTCAATCTGCGCCGCGTGGCGGTGTGTCAGGCCAGCGGCGAGCTGCCTAACGCTGACTGTCCCAAAACCGTGCCGACCTGGTTCATTCCAGGCAAGACGGCCATTACCGTCAGCACGGTGCATCGGCGCGTGTGGTTTTCACCGACGGATGGCCGCCCAGTCTGTGGGTCGCCCATTCCGAAAGGCGCGCGCAGCGCCGTCTACGCGTATTGGCCGAGCGAGCTCCGCGAGTCCCGACTCAAGGCCGGTATTCGCGATCAGGCGCCGCCTGATCTTGCGAGTTGCCTGCTCGGTGCCCAACAAGCCGGTAGCGCGCCGATCATTCAGTCGCCGCGGCGGACCGGTACCTATGTCCTGGGCCACGAGTCGGATCGGATCGGCCTGATGGCGAGCGCTGATTCCCAGCAATCGGTGCTGTACTGGTATGCCGACGGCGCGCTGGTTGGCACGAGTCGGCCGCAGGAAACGCTTGAATGGCGGCCGGTGCGAAGTGGCGAGTTCCTGATCTCGGTCAGCGACGCCAGTGGCAACAGTCAGCAGCAGGCGGTAAAAGTGTTGCTTTCCAGTCTTTGA
- a CDS encoding alpha/beta fold hydrolase, with product MATPAGANRSHELPAGSAIKLGPHQLWLRDSGPSALPVLVCLHGFPSSGADFGRVWPLLAPHFRLLALDWLGLGQSDKPHPHDYRIADQADLIDTLLKQLHITSCALLAHDYGDTVTQELLARQQSAGRPYHIRAVVLLNGGLFPEAHRARLVQRLLCRPLIGPILAQLISASSYARSMRAIFGPATPPDTAFLNESWAALHPRAARRVLPSLLGYLAERRLHRTRWLAALTDASIPVRFIVGMADPISGAHMAARYEALIPRADIVRLDRIGHYPQWEAPEAVVSAALPILRPAA from the coding sequence ATGGCGACGCCTGCCGGCGCCAACCGGAGCCACGAGTTGCCGGCGGGCAGCGCCATCAAACTCGGCCCCCATCAGCTGTGGTTGCGTGATTCGGGACCGAGTGCGTTGCCAGTGTTGGTATGCCTGCACGGTTTCCCGAGTTCCGGCGCCGACTTCGGTCGCGTCTGGCCGTTGCTGGCGCCGCATTTTCGGTTGCTGGCGTTGGACTGGCTCGGGCTCGGCCAGTCCGACAAACCCCATCCGCATGACTACCGGATCGCCGACCAAGCGGATCTGATCGACACGCTGCTTAAGCAATTGCACATCACGTCTTGTGCCCTGCTCGCCCATGACTATGGCGACACAGTGACGCAGGAGTTGCTGGCGCGTCAGCAGTCAGCCGGTCGGCCCTATCACATCCGAGCGGTGGTCCTGCTCAACGGCGGTTTGTTTCCGGAGGCGCATCGGGCCCGCTTGGTGCAGCGTTTGCTGTGCCGACCGTTGATCGGCCCCATTCTGGCGCAACTGATTTCGGCATCGAGTTACGCCCGCTCGATGCGGGCCATATTCGGCCCTGCGACCCCGCCAGACACTGCGTTTCTCAATGAGAGCTGGGCCGCGTTGCATCCGCGCGCCGCACGCCGTGTGCTTCCGTCACTGCTCGGCTATTTGGCCGAACGTCGCCTGCATCGAACGCGCTGGCTCGCGGCACTGACTGACGCATCGATTCCTGTCCGCTTCATCGTTGGCATGGCCGACCCCATATCGGGTGCCCACATGGCTGCCCGATACGAGGCGTTGATACCACGCGCGGATATCGTCCGGCTCGACCGAATCGGACACTATCCACAATGGGAAGCACCCGAAGCCGTGGTTTCCGCTGCGCTGCCAATATTGCGCCCGGCTGCTTGA
- a CDS encoding alpha-2-macroglobulin family protein, whose translation MWQMMKDGWTWASFFAGRLFAAVAGEWQWTPPRWVQRLGRALRANFKPLLALGLAILAGWWGYDWWQSRPKPPEPENLTASLEAPGLTNYVRSPPEIKPLRLHFDHPAKPIDAKDLAKGFILKPALNGRWVWTDETNVAFEPSDDWAIGQTYEVRLEPESCCAKVRPLGETRFEFTTEPFVASVGSREFYQDPTDPKTKRALFELKFSHPVDSAALETRVQLRMVDAKGKAVSQPEYALTYAPNRLSARIQSAPLVLPDEGGQVVLNVGAGLTAMRGSSGTGSSMEDMVSLPARNSLVVQMVDSTVVTNAAGNPEQVLLVGLNQEVDEQALMKKLRFRLLPIKTVTEKDPDPVWYQGSIPEPIQKQSEALRLDLIAGEREVSDTHSFRINLEPGRQVLVDVDGGLTSFGNFVMPKKYQTLISAPDFPKMLQFVGDGALLSLRGERRLSVASRNVPLAQLTVARVRPEELHHLVRFNDGQMAKPSLRGLGRDDLTDRFSEVLETPAEQSRSAIRYSGVDLGKYWTPEKRGVFMISLRAISQNDVESKAEESDDPFSAYDYYDYYDDDGSSLRDSRLVVLTDLGVLAKTEKDGKRQVFVQSLSRGTPVAGAMVSVLARNGARVINVQTNSDGVASLPDFDNLVREREATLLLVESGEDASFLPLREYGRAVDYSRFDIGGEATPLDKGTLRGYLFSDRGMYRPGETLHLGTIVRREDWQALPVGAPLELRLTDPRGIMVASRPLALDASGFNEFSHELSGIAPTGTYEASLVRWLDDKHVNADYLGTTTVRVKEFQPDRMKLKSRFAPVASALWLSPDGLLVEADLEHLFGGSATGNRVTAKVRLRPVDPVLPGFEDYAFPRTPSNFETQEFDLDEVTTDEQGHVQFDPGVSGVETPIYQMDVMLEAFEAEGGRSVMSDLSSRISSRAYLLAIKADEQNLVLSRNADRSVHWLSIDANGKPVDPDDLRFELVERRYVSILTRGNDDLYRYESRLKEIPVLAQPITFKQGKASLKLPTSTPGEFRLRVFDREQTQLLESMVSVAGSGNTARALDRNAELKVKLLNPEPEQGETLSVSIEAPYLGAGLITIEREHVLAHAWFKIDATRSVQTIALPADLEGQAYVTVHLLRALDSPEIFMSPLSYAAAPFKIKTTPRNLQLTIDAPAKHRPGEDLPVQLTSSNPARVALFAVDEGILQAAGYRLVDPKDTFFAKRQLEVNTAQILDLVLPEFSLLTAAPGGDAEGALARHLNPFKRKLDKPAVYWAGIQDVDGTASFAVPVPDSFNGRLRVMAVAVNPDQIGIVEKTTDVRAPFVLSPSAPAFVSPGDEFELGLSINREPGNGKPETELLIQADQGLSIVGAGKQTLSLAPGKETSLRVKIKAEQQLGAGRIRITASSGVDRSTRSLEVSLRPLMPYKGQQQLGRFDGKQKTLNGLRALWPNFAKRDLIAGHTPLVMIGAIHANLEDFPHQCSEQLASQAMGSLLLVRYPDYASKPVPGDYWTGVFDVLRARSNESGGLGLWVAEEDANVFVSAWAGLMFLEAESAGVLVPRDLVQKNLGFLQSLSADDENVPRFERWLSLYVRARRGEVVTLPMQGLLQSERADAPDGLGSRSLRAAIRMLLQDQKTALLDANGMVKEFQSGITSKGYEIDGYVNPVMARNLALMVLYRHFPEQAKGLPSHVFSHLELAVNERLMNTVSAGSAALALAAQAQRLSDLGGSKDLSLSWLDAAKKSGMFGVQRQLDVRGDWPEPAVALNIVNQGALPVWYSLRESGFEKKLPATPQQQGLELARDYLTLDGKAIGALKEGDEIEVSLRIRATDLRNGQLAIVELLPAGFELQEYPTDEYAPREARFLAFEPGALTFLDAREDRLVLYASGTEAMQTYKYRIKATQRGKFRVPPTYAEDMYDPRRQSIGAETTVLTVE comes from the coding sequence CTGAGCCTGAGAACTTGACGGCGAGTCTGGAAGCGCCGGGTTTGACGAACTATGTCCGGTCGCCGCCGGAAATCAAACCATTGCGGTTGCATTTTGATCATCCAGCCAAACCGATCGACGCGAAGGACCTAGCCAAGGGTTTCATTCTGAAGCCCGCCTTGAATGGCCGCTGGGTCTGGACCGACGAAACCAATGTGGCGTTCGAGCCAAGCGATGATTGGGCGATTGGTCAGACTTACGAGGTCCGCCTCGAACCCGAAAGTTGCTGTGCCAAGGTACGACCGCTCGGCGAGACGCGCTTTGAGTTCACGACTGAACCCTTCGTCGCAAGCGTTGGCAGCCGAGAGTTCTATCAGGACCCGACCGACCCGAAGACCAAGCGCGCGTTGTTCGAGCTGAAGTTCTCGCATCCGGTTGACAGCGCGGCCCTTGAAACGCGCGTGCAATTGAGAATGGTCGATGCCAAAGGCAAGGCCGTCAGCCAGCCCGAGTATGCGTTGACCTATGCTCCGAATCGCTTGAGTGCTCGGATCCAGAGCGCGCCGTTGGTGCTGCCGGATGAAGGCGGGCAGGTTGTCCTCAATGTCGGCGCCGGCCTGACTGCAATGCGCGGTAGCAGTGGCACTGGATCCTCGATGGAGGATATGGTCAGTCTGCCGGCACGCAACAGCCTGGTAGTGCAAATGGTCGACAGCACCGTGGTGACCAATGCTGCGGGCAATCCCGAACAAGTGTTGTTGGTGGGCCTGAATCAGGAAGTCGATGAGCAGGCATTGATGAAGAAGCTCCGATTCCGACTGCTGCCCATCAAGACCGTGACTGAGAAAGACCCCGATCCGGTGTGGTACCAGGGCAGCATTCCTGAGCCCATTCAAAAGCAGAGCGAGGCGCTGCGCCTCGACTTGATTGCGGGCGAGCGCGAAGTCAGTGACACGCACAGCTTCCGGATCAATCTGGAGCCAGGTCGGCAAGTATTGGTGGACGTGGACGGCGGCCTGACGTCGTTCGGCAATTTTGTGATGCCGAAGAAGTACCAGACCCTGATCAGTGCCCCCGACTTCCCGAAAATGCTGCAGTTCGTGGGCGATGGTGCATTGCTTTCCTTGCGCGGTGAACGGCGGCTCAGCGTGGCGTCGCGCAATGTGCCGCTCGCACAGTTGACAGTGGCGCGCGTTCGTCCGGAAGAACTGCATCATCTCGTGCGGTTCAATGATGGGCAAATGGCCAAGCCCAGCTTGCGCGGTTTGGGGCGCGATGATCTGACCGATCGATTCAGCGAAGTTCTGGAAACACCCGCCGAGCAAAGCCGTAGCGCGATCCGCTATTCCGGTGTGGATCTCGGCAAGTACTGGACGCCTGAAAAGCGCGGCGTGTTCATGATCAGCCTGCGGGCGATCTCACAGAACGATGTCGAGTCGAAGGCCGAGGAGTCGGATGATCCGTTCTCGGCGTATGACTATTACGATTACTACGACGACGATGGCAGCAGCCTCCGCGATAGTCGCTTGGTGGTGCTCACCGATCTTGGCGTGCTCGCCAAGACCGAGAAGGACGGCAAGCGCCAGGTCTTTGTGCAAAGCCTGAGTCGCGGCACACCCGTCGCGGGTGCGATGGTCTCGGTGCTGGCCCGCAACGGCGCACGCGTGATCAACGTACAGACGAACAGCGACGGGGTGGCCAGTCTGCCGGACTTCGACAACCTCGTGCGTGAACGCGAGGCAACGCTATTGCTTGTTGAATCGGGTGAAGACGCGAGCTTCCTGCCGCTTCGGGAGTATGGCCGTGCAGTGGACTATTCGCGCTTCGACATTGGTGGTGAGGCCACGCCGCTCGACAAGGGCACGTTGCGCGGCTACCTGTTCTCCGATCGCGGCATGTATCGGCCAGGCGAAACGCTGCATCTTGGCACGATCGTGCGTCGCGAAGACTGGCAGGCGCTGCCGGTGGGCGCGCCGCTGGAACTAAGACTCACTGATCCACGCGGCATCATGGTTGCGAGCCGGCCGTTGGCGCTGGATGCGTCGGGCTTCAATGAATTCAGCCACGAACTGTCTGGCATTGCGCCGACCGGCACGTATGAGGCGTCGCTTGTCCGTTGGCTGGATGACAAACATGTGAACGCCGACTATCTCGGTACGACAACGGTGCGGGTCAAGGAATTCCAGCCGGATCGGATGAAACTGAAAAGCCGGTTTGCCCCGGTGGCGAGCGCGCTCTGGTTGAGCCCTGATGGGCTTCTTGTCGAAGCTGATCTGGAGCATCTGTTTGGCGGCAGTGCCACCGGCAATCGGGTTACCGCGAAAGTGCGGTTGCGGCCGGTAGACCCCGTGCTGCCGGGATTCGAGGATTACGCATTTCCGCGTACGCCGAGCAACTTCGAAACGCAGGAGTTTGATCTCGACGAAGTAACGACCGACGAGCAAGGACACGTGCAGTTTGATCCGGGTGTTTCCGGAGTCGAAACGCCGATCTATCAGATGGACGTCATGCTCGAAGCGTTTGAGGCCGAGGGCGGGCGCTCGGTCATGTCGGACCTGAGCAGTCGAATCAGCAGCCGCGCCTATTTGCTCGCCATCAAGGCTGACGAACAGAATCTGGTGCTGAGTCGCAATGCTGATCGCAGCGTGCACTGGTTGTCGATCGATGCAAATGGCAAGCCCGTTGACCCGGATGACCTCCGGTTTGAGCTGGTCGAACGGCGCTACGTGTCGATTCTGACGCGTGGTAACGACGATCTCTACCGCTACGAATCGCGCCTCAAGGAAATCCCGGTCCTCGCCCAGCCCATCACATTCAAACAAGGCAAAGCGAGCCTGAAGCTACCGACTTCCACACCCGGTGAGTTCCGCTTACGAGTGTTCGATCGTGAACAAACCCAGCTTCTGGAGTCGATGGTTTCGGTGGCCGGTTCTGGCAACACGGCACGAGCGCTGGATCGCAATGCCGAATTGAAAGTGAAGCTGCTGAATCCGGAGCCGGAGCAGGGCGAGACGCTGAGCGTGTCGATCGAGGCGCCGTATCTCGGCGCTGGGCTCATCACGATCGAACGCGAGCACGTGCTGGCGCATGCGTGGTTCAAGATTGATGCGACCCGCAGCGTGCAGACCATTGCGTTGCCGGCGGATCTCGAAGGTCAGGCGTATGTCACCGTACATTTGCTGCGGGCACTGGATTCGCCCGAGATCTTCATGTCGCCGTTGAGCTATGCCGCCGCGCCATTCAAGATCAAAACCACGCCGCGCAACCTGCAGTTGACCATCGATGCGCCCGCCAAACACCGTCCGGGCGAAGACTTGCCAGTGCAGCTGACGTCGTCGAATCCGGCTCGTGTGGCGCTGTTTGCGGTGGACGAGGGGATTCTGCAGGCGGCTGGCTATCGGCTCGTCGACCCCAAGGACACGTTCTTTGCGAAGCGTCAGCTTGAGGTCAATACCGCGCAGATTCTGGACCTCGTCCTGCCTGAATTCAGCTTGCTGACGGCAGCACCCGGTGGTGACGCCGAGGGCGCGCTGGCGCGCCATCTGAATCCGTTCAAGCGCAAACTGGACAAACCTGCGGTGTATTGGGCCGGCATCCAGGATGTCGATGGCACCGCCAGCTTTGCCGTGCCCGTGCCGGACTCGTTCAACGGTCGTCTGCGCGTCATGGCGGTTGCGGTCAATCCCGACCAGATCGGTATCGTCGAAAAAACCACCGACGTGCGCGCGCCATTTGTGTTGAGTCCGAGCGCGCCGGCCTTTGTGTCGCCGGGCGATGAGTTTGAACTCGGCCTCAGCATCAATCGCGAACCCGGTAACGGCAAGCCCGAAACCGAATTGCTGATTCAGGCCGACCAGGGCTTGAGCATTGTCGGTGCCGGCAAGCAAACACTGAGTCTGGCCCCCGGCAAAGAGACCAGCCTGCGCGTGAAGATCAAGGCGGAACAGCAGCTGGGTGCGGGTCGGATTCGGATCACTGCAAGCTCGGGCGTAGACCGATCGACCCGCAGCCTCGAAGTCAGCCTGCGCCCATTGATGCCCTACAAGGGCCAGCAGCAATTGGGTCGCTTCGACGGCAAGCAAAAGACGCTGAATGGCCTGCGCGCATTGTGGCCGAATTTCGCGAAGCGCGATCTGATCGCCGGTCATACGCCCTTGGTGATGATCGGCGCCATCCATGCCAATCTGGAGGATTTTCCGCATCAGTGCAGCGAGCAATTGGCCAGCCAGGCCATGGGCAGCTTGCTACTCGTGCGCTACCCGGATTACGCGAGCAAGCCCGTGCCGGGCGACTATTGGACGGGCGTCTTCGATGTCCTTCGTGCGCGGAGCAACGAGTCGGGCGGCCTGGGGCTTTGGGTGGCTGAAGAAGACGCCAACGTGTTTGTCAGTGCCTGGGCGGGTTTGATGTTCTTGGAAGCTGAGAGCGCTGGCGTGCTGGTGCCGCGCGATCTGGTTCAGAAGAATCTTGGTTTCCTGCAATCACTTAGCGCCGATGACGAGAATGTGCCACGCTTTGAACGCTGGCTCAGCCTGTATGTGCGGGCGCGGCGCGGCGAGGTGGTCACGCTGCCGATGCAGGGGCTGTTGCAGTCCGAGCGCGCCGATGCGCCTGATGGACTGGGTTCGCGCAGTCTGCGCGCAGCGATCCGGATGCTCCTCCAAGATCAAAAAACCGCGCTGTTGGATGCCAATGGCATGGTCAAGGAGTTCCAGTCGGGAATCACGTCGAAAGGCTACGAGATCGACGGCTATGTGAATCCGGTCATGGCCCGCAATCTGGCGCTGATGGTGCTGTACCGTCACTTCCCGGAACAAGCCAAAGGCCTCCCGTCGCATGTGTTCTCGCATCTGGAACTCGCGGTCAACGAACGCCTGATGAATACCGTCAGCGCCGGCAGCGCAGCCTTGGCGCTTGCCGCGCAGGCGCAACGTCTGAGCGATCTGGGCGGTAGTAAGGACTTGAGCCTGTCCTGGCTCGACGCGGCCAAGAAGTCCGGGATGTTTGGCGTGCAGCGGCAGCTCGATGTTCGCGGCGATTGGCCGGAACCGGCCGTGGCGCTGAACATTGTGAATCAGGGTGCTTTGCCAGTCTGGTATTCGTTGCGCGAATCCGGATTCGAAAAGAAGCTGCCAGCGACGCCGCAACAACAGGGCCTGGAGCTGGCCCGCGACTACTTGACACTGGATGGCAAAGCCATTGGCGCCTTGAAGGAGGGCGACGAGATCGAAGTCAGCCTCCGCATTCGCGCGACCGATCTCCGCAATGGCCAACTCGCCATCGTCGAACTGCTACCAGCGGGCTTTGAGTTGCAGGAATATCCGACCGACGAATACGCGCCGCGTGAGGCCCGCTTCCTCGCCTTTGAGCCGGGCGCGCTGACATTTCTCGATGCCCGCGAGGACCGACTCGTGTTGTACGCCAGCGGCACTGAGGCGATGCAGACCTACAAGTACCGCATCAAAGCGACCCAACGCGGCAAGTTCCGCGTGCCGCCGACTTATGCCGAAGATATGTACGATCCGCGCCGACAGAGCATCGGTGCGGAAACGACGGTTCTGACGGTGGAGTGA